A window of Dysidea avara chromosome 1, odDysAvar1.4, whole genome shotgun sequence genomic DNA:
CCACATTTTACAAAGatcacctctgtacaaagaccacaatGAAATTAGGTTCTTAATAATCTAATTGATTAGACCACTTCATGTTCATCTttaataaagaccacctctttacatggcAATTGATAAGTTCCAAAACATGcatttcatgactcatagaaaGGGGTTATAGCTAATGTCTTATCTCATATATTTGGTCCATACTTCACTCAAGTAATCTGGCtcacttagtttgtaccagaatgtgtcattaTACAAAAAGTCAATGCAAGTGAAGTGTAGCCAGTACACCATAAcctaccacatcaaagaaaaagTTTATGAGGTCTCATAAATGAGATGACCTCAAGAGCCTAcctgttttgataaagtcatgaGATAGATATGTTTGGAACTTtgatgtggtctttgtaaagtgGATGGCCTTTAAAAAAGGTGACAATGAAGATCTTATCAATAGGGTCATTAAGTGtgtctttgagatctaattacaatgtgcatGGTCTTTGTACGGAGGTGGTCtataagaggtggccactaagggAGGGTTTCACTCTAGGATACAATTATATTACTATTTCTGTCTTCCATTTCTGGTTTTTGTTTCCAATTACCCACTTTGTCCATTTACTTCAGACTTTTGTCTCACCACACCATTTGATCAAAATGTTTGCATGAGCCAGCTTGCAAGCAAGGCATGTCACGGATTGCACCTGCAAAAAGTACAAGTGTAAACCCTGATCAATTGTTTATCTAATGCCTCAATAAGTTATAAAACACAAGATAGCAACCATATCTGAAAGCACATGAACCACAGCAATAGCTATaacaaattacagtggaacctcggtTATCTGAATCCCTGGGGACCAGGGGTgctccataagtctgaaaaatccacatctctgaaactgtgtataagtAACCTTAAAATGGCATTaagcattttttaaattttcagtattatcagctaccctaatagaacagtcactactcaaCATAGTAATAAACCACACTTAGTCTTTTTCGCATATACATCTATTTCTTTGTGATAGTTGACCTAATAAACActtgtatgtacatatagtaGATTCAGCTCCATTGTCATATTATGACAGTGAATACTTTCTATTACACACATATACAGGAAACACCAGCAAAAAAAGCAACAAATAAACAGATTTATCAACCAAACTTACCTATAGACAAGTTGTTTTGCCATTGATGGgctcataattatatgtatgagTTTTGTGTACAATTAGACTAGTATTCATCAGTTTTACAGTAATACAACAGTACTCTACTATCATGAAAATAACTTCTAATACTCAAAAGCTAGCTGTTCACAGTCTGATTCTGAATCAATATCACTGTGCTCTCCTGATTCTGATAAACCACGCATGAGACGTCCATGTTCTGTAAGTAATTATAGATAGTAACATGCACAAAAGCAAAAAAATACAGAACATACGTCTTCTCCAGTCTCTACTGATAGTCCATGTCGGAGCACTAACAGGAGGTGTAGTTTCTGCTACAGCCCCATCTATCCTTAGTTTGCGTTGAGCAAAATGATGCTTGGATGATTGAACGGCTGCATCAGCCCTTGCATCAAGCATTTTCAAATACTCTTCAAGTTCTAATATGTGACATATGAAAGTTGGCCACCAAAAGTAAACTAACTTTTTGATCGCCATGATATATGGTGGACTATGCTAATATCATCTTCCTCATCACTGGATTCTAAACTCATATACTCAATTGATAGCTGGTTCCACCATTCTAATTCATCACTCTGAACATGTTTCTTACGCCGCTCAAACAACTAAATAGTGCAAAATACCAGGAAATgagtatgtattatatataaactTACACAATGACGCCTTGATCTTCTTTTCCTTTGCTTTTCTTGACTACTCACCCTTTCCTTTTGATCAGGCCTTGACTCTCTCAGTATTCGTTTTCGGGATTCAAAGTATCGCTTGATAGAAACTGCAAAAGTGCAAACGTCATTAGAACTAGAGTTTAAAAAATTAAGTTGTCACCGGTAATAGTGCTAGAAGAAAAGGTATTTTCTTTGTCAAGCATAAGCTTTTCCTTCAATGACTTCTTTACTTCAAGATTCCAAGCAGAATTACACCTAATAGACATCATTacattttaaattatttctAAAAGAACCATCGCAAACTTCTCTTCAAAGTTGAACTGCTTCTCCGCAGGCAATTCCTGATAAAGAGCACCAATCTTCCCCTATCAATGTGATATACATAtataggcaggcaggcagacaggcaggcagcaACTAACAATACTTACACTTAATTTTGAAGGTAACCTCTTTCTCTTTTCATTAGATGCACCGGTACTGCTGGATGACAATGATGAACCTACAACCTCAACAGTCTTTTGCTGTTCAATGTTTTGAACTCGGATCATTATTCCATTCATTTGTTGTTTCAGTTCGTTTTGTGCTCTCAATATCTTCCTCAAAGCATCTTCCACCGAGACGAAGCTTTCGTCACTTTCAGTTAATAGCAATTGTCGCACAGGTGGAGGCTGCTTGTCTCTAGTAGTTGGGGTGTCCGGTGGTGCAGTTGAGAGGGGCTCAGGAGTTCCAGATTCTGGTGTAGATGGTGACAATGAGGGAATTATACTACCAGGTGGCCAATAGTAAAAATTTTCCTGCTGCTCCATGTAGGATGTGTTTGATGGACGTCGTACACCATAACTTCTCTCCACCTGTGATGGTAATGAAATATTGTGGTAGCTAGCTCAGTAAGACTGTTATGGTCTCGGGGTAAGACTAGTAGcttatatagtatgtacacgttgagctgaatcctctaaaaacatttaataacttacgggtgcaattacacacgatcttgaaatttggctcatttgtagtactgcttgacccgctaaaaatatttcaaagtcttattgttcaaatgtctgacataacaTTTACGGCTAATCAATTCACTATACATtttctatggggaagccataaaactgTAGTCTCCATTACatccctttcccgaacttgtaatggagccaaactgtcgttgatacctttgctgtcactattaatcatctggttggctgaaaaattcacttttaatttttagctgtttttcaggatccagctctaACTTGTACACACTATACagcagacctctcaactctcacgaTTTGGTCGTGAGACACACGATTTCAGCCTTCATATCATGACCGCTTGCTGATCTCACaattttcaataaaatttccTAAGGCATGCTAAATCTCCTTGTAGCAGGTATCACATGATCAGTTAATTAGAATAGTGGGGCGCCTCTATTTTGAGCTGGAATTTTTGGTGGTTTTCCATATTTTTGACTGTGTCACGAGTCACTACACTGTCAAACTCAATGAACTGAGCATTATTTGAAGGTGAAATCTCAGGTGAAATCCTTTGAGAAAAGACTCAGCACACATGGAAGGTAAAGAATAAGGTAAAATTCTACCAGTTGTGTTATTATAAATGTTTATTGCTTAATCTTGGTTCAATGTTGTGAGGTGTACTTGTGCAAAAAATCTGTGCTGAACACTAAATCCACTGCTGGATACTGATTACTCAAGAAATGAGAGGTGATTTCAACGATGaatcactggtgaaccagtacATCAACTGATCGAAAGACTGACATCACGTGATTCAATGATGGAGCAAAGATAGTAGGTTCTTGTCATATAGTAGGCTACACTGTATTATAAGCCGCGGTAAACAGCAGTATTGCaaccacatagctagctagttgtgctttttaaaacaattttttgttaaaacaaattTATGTGCATGAGCCCCACCACAAAGATGGTAGGCTTCACAGCTACATGGGGTATGGCTTTCTCACGACCAGGTGTGCTTCCAGGTTGAGAGGTCTGATATAGTCAGTACAACATTGTCATGGCATGTCAATATAAATCCGACCAATTATCTACTTTCAAAACTTAACTTACATTTCGTCTTCCTTCCATTCGGCTCGAGTGATCATACTCGTACTCCCTGTGTACTGGAGTCCTCTCAGGTGCCGCCATGCCTTGCCGGTTCTCACCGAGTAAGTAGTCTACGCGCCAAAATAATACTCGAATTGATGCCACGGTGGTCACGTGCCTCAGTGTTTTCataacaaataattatatagctaactgtgaataaaattaatattttgatCGGAGAGCCGCGTAACCCGCATGTGGCCTCGTTATGTGCAATAAGATACCAGAATGTCGATACCACCGATACAAAGCAATAAAGTATCGATATACTTGATACCAGGTTGATACCAACGTTGAaactagtctggcggcgcccgccccttcgcatagagtaagggtctggtatgcttagtatagtggagttgtaccggattaccaaaaactggtgcaaccaatcagaacgctccacgtttaatcagcgcatttttgtgtatgttacgtcaaaagaaggaatcaaatgccctaacagtactgaagaaacaaaaggagttagctaataaagaacaaagagaagaaagtgttatatcgGGAAGGGattttcgccttgtttgatacgcgaaaaaaccatgttacgctctgatttcctaggtagggagacatgtgtcttttataaaagtagaccaatccactttcgcctATGTAAAGGAgaagaaagttcaatatctctgccacagttttgggtgaggcacttccgttaaggccattttcgttacgtcattacattcaaattaaattcctccagaacaactcggtgatactaagcataccagacccttactcaatgcgaaggggcgggcgccgccagactacgttgaaaccgggtcactactgctaacccggatgacccactgacccggattaattaaagccgagacgtgtttcggctagtctcgagcgagcgaacgagtctacattttgagcgttcgattcgtgttgagtaaatattgcaacttcagcctatctgtaggttgaagaccaaaaaaaaaaaaaaaaaaggtctccacctactgacaatagctaccctcgcgtatgtgtgggcgtggctcacgaaagagctacgcgatagcgtttagaAGTTttcacgtc
This region includes:
- the LOC136251644 gene encoding uncharacterized protein C14orf93 homolog, whose protein sequence is MAAPERTPVHREYEYDHSSRMEGRRNVERSYGVRRPSNTSYMEQQENFYYWPPGSIIPSLSPSTPESGTPEPLSTAPPDTPTTRDKQPPPVRQLLLTESDESFVSVEDALRKILRAQNELKQQMNGIMIRVQNIEQQKTVEVVGSSLSSSSTGASNEKRKRLPSKLSGKIGALYQELPAEKQFNFEEKCNSAWNLEVKKSLKEKLMLDKENTFSSSTITVSIKRYFESRKRILRESRPDQKERVSSQEKQRKRRSRRHCLFERRKKHVQSDELEWWNQLSIEYMSLESSDEEDDISIVHHISWRSKKLEEYLKMLDARADAAVQSSKHHFAQRKLRIDGAVAETTPPVSAPTWTISRDWRRQHGRLMRGLSESGEHSDIDSESDCEQLAFEY